CACCGGGGTATCGGCGGACAGGGGACGGCCCGGCCACGACGCAACGGTCCTTGGGACCGGGCGAGGGTTCGTACCCCCACCTGGTCCCGTAGCGGGCAAGGCTACTTGGCGGAGGCGTCCTTGTCGCCACCCACCGTGGCCTCGGTCTTCTCCGCCTCGTCGGCGGTCTTCTCGAACGCGACCGGAGTGTCCTCAACGGTCGTTTTGTCCGAGTCCACGACAACGGCGGTAGCCTCGTCGTCCTCGGAGCCCTCGGCCTCGTCCGTCTCCGGCTCGTCGCCGTGGACGATGCGGTTGTACTCGACCGGGTCGAGGACCTGGGCGATGGCCTGCTTGGTGTAGAGCGCGTACACGCCGGGGGCGACCTCGAGCTCGACGGCCTCGTCCGTCACGTCCTTGACCAGCGCGTACATGCCGCCGATGGTGCGGACGCCGGCACCCGGCTCCAGCCGGTTGCGCATTTCCTGCGCCTGCTGCTGACGCTTCTTGTTGCTGCGCATCGTCAGCAGCATGAAGCCGCCCAAGATGACGACGATGAAGAGAAGGGGATTGGCACCCACGGCGTACTGTCCTTTGCGAGGCCGCGAAGGAGGCGGCCGGTCGGTGAATCGGTCCCGCCCCGAGGGGGCGGCGGGCGGAGTCTAGGGGACTCCCAATGGTTCAACAACGTCCAGCATGTCATCTGGGTGAGGCGAATGGCGAGCGTCGCGACGCACCTGACGTGTCCCGGCCCGGATTCTCGCCCCGCGGCGGCGTCGAAACAGGCCCGGACCGGCCCCGCTGGTCACTCCCCCGAGGCTCCGAACAGCTCGGTCTGGGCGGGCACCGCGCCCGCGGCCTGCTGCGGCGGCGTGAGCCCGAGATGCTGCCAGGCGGCCGCCGTGGCGATCCGGCCGCGCGGGGTCCGGGCCAGCAGACCCTCCCTGACCAGGAACGGCTCGGCGACCTCCTCGACCGTCTCGGCCTCCTCCCCCACCGCCACCGCCAGCGTCGACAGGCCCACCGGGCCGCCGCCGAAAAGCTTCAGCAGCGCGTGCAGCACCGCCCGGTCCAGCCGGTCCAGGCCCTTGGCGTCGACCTCGTAGACCGCCAGCGCCGCGCCGGCGATCTCCTCGGTGATCAGGCCGTCGTGCCGGACCTGGGCGTAGTCGCGGACCCGGCGCAGCAACCGGTTCGCGATACGCGGCGTGCCGCGCGAGCGGCGGGAGATCTCCGCGGCGCCCTTCGGGTCTATCTCCACGTCCAGCAGCCGGGCCGAGCGGTGGATCACCCGTTCCAGCTCCTCGGGCGCGTAGAACTCCATGTGGCCGGTGAAGCCGAAACGGTCGCGCAGCGGCGGCGGCAGCAGCCCGGCCCGGGTGGTCGCGCCGACCAGGGTGAACGGCGGCAGCTCCAGCGGGATCGCGGTCGCGCCGGGGCCCTTGCCGACGATCACGTCGACCCTGAAGTCCTCCATCGCCATGTAGAGCATCTCCTCGGCGGGCCGGGACATGCGGTGGATCTCGTCGAGGAAGAGCACCTCCCCCTCGGTGAGCGAGGAGAGGATCGCCGCGAGGTCTCCGGCGTGCTGGATCGCCGGGCCGGAGGTGATCCTGATGGGCGCGTTCATCTCGGCCGCGATGATCATCGACAGCGTGGTCTTGCCGAGCCCGGGCGGGCCGCTGAGCAACACGTGGTCGGGGGTCGAGGCGCGGTGCCTGGCGGCCTGGAGCACCAGCGACAGCTGTTCGCGCACCCGCTCCTGACCGATGAACTCGTCCAGCTCACGCGGGCGCAGCGCCGCCTCGACGGCCCGGTCCTCGCCGTCTGCGGCAGCGGTGACCAGCCGGTCTCCGGCGGCGTCGTCGTACATCGGGGCTCGGCTCCTCGGTCGTCGGCGGTACGGATCAGCGGGTGCGGTTGCGGGTCTGCAGGGCGCTGCGCAGCAGGGTGGAGACGTTGGGTTTCTCCGCGGCCTCGGCCTCGGGGGTGACCGCGACCACCGCCTCGTCCGCCTCCCGCGGCGCGAAGCCGAGCCCGACCAGTGCGGCGTGCAGCTGGTCCTGCCAGGGCGCGGGCCCCACCGCGAGCGGCGCCTGCGGCTGGCTCGGGACGGCGCCGGTGGGCGCGCCGAGCCGGTCCTTGAGCTCGATCAGCAGCTTCTGCGCGCCCTTGGGGCCGATCCCCGGTACGGCGGTCAGCGCCTTGGCGTCCCCCCGGGCGACGGCGACCCTGAGCGCCTCCGGGCTGTGCACGGCGAGCATCGCCTGCGCGACCTTGGGCCCGATCCCGCTGGCGGTCTGCAGCAGTTCGAAGGTGTGCCGCTCGTCGTCGTCGGCGAAGCCGTACAGGGTGAGCGAGTCCTCCCTGACCACGAGCGAGGTGGCGACCCGCGCCTCCTGGCCCAGTCGCAGGCCGGCCAGGGTGCCGGGCGCGCAGTGCACGAGCATCCCGACGCCGCCGACCTCGATCACGGCGCTGCTCGGCGTGAGCGCGGCCACCGGGCCGCTGACGAAGGCGATCATGACCTACCGGTCCTGTTCTGGGCCGCGACGGCGGCGGCGATCCGGTTGTTGGCGGTACCGCGCCAGATGTGGCAGATGGCGAGCGCGAGGGCGTCGGCGGCGTCGGCGGGCTTGGGCGGGGCGTCGAGCCGGAGGATCCGGGTAACCATGGCCCCGACCTGCGCCTTCTCGGCGCGCCCGCTGCCGGAGACGGCGGCCTTGACCTCGCTGGGCGTGTGCAGGGTGACCGGTATCCCGCGGCGCGTCGCACAGAGCATGGCCACGGCACTGGCCTGGGCGGTGCCCATCACGGTGCGGACGTTGTGCTGGGCGAAGACCCGCTCGATGGCGACGAGATCGGGCCGGTGGGCGTCGAACCAACCCTCCAGGCCCTCCTCGATCGCGTGCAGCCGCAGGGGCACGTCGAGCTCGGCGGGCGTCCGCACGACGCCGCAGGCGACCATGGTCAACACCCGCCCGGGCGCGCCGTCGACGACCCCGACCCCACAGCGGGTCAAGCCTGGATCCACCCCGAGAACACGCATGTCGGCAGGCTATCTGTTCCCACCGACAGAACCCCCAAGGGGCACGAGGAACCCTGCGGAGACCTCAGCAGACCTCAGGGGCGCGGGGAACGGCGCGAGAAACCACCCTGCGCGGATGGCCCTGTCCGATGAGGACCATCCACACGCCGGTGGCTTGTCGCGCCGTTCCCCGCGCCCCTGAGGCGGTGCAACTGACCCGCTGCTGTAAGCCCTACTCGGCGTCGAGCTCGGCCTCGACCTCGGGGGTGAGGTCGAAGTTGGCGAAGACGTTCTGGACGTCGTCGCTGTCCTCGAGCGCGTCGATCAGCTTGAAGATCTTGCGCGCGCCGTCCGCGTCCAGCTGGACCTGGACGGAGGGGACGAAGTTGGCCTCGGCCGAGTCGTAGTCGATGCCCGCGTCGACCAGCGCCGTGCGGACCGCGACCATGTCGGACGCCTCGGTCTGGACCTCGAAGGCGTCGCCGATGTCGGTGACGTCCTCCGCGCCGGCCTCGAGGGTGACCTCCATGACCCGGTCCTCGTCGACCTTCTCGGCCTTGGGGACGACGATGACGCCCTTGCGGCTGAACATGTACGAGACCGAGCCCGGGTCGGCCATGCTGCCGCCGTTGCGGGTCATCGCGACGCGGACGTCGGACGCGGCGCGGTTGCGGTTGTCGGTGAGGCACTCGATCAGGACCGCCACGCCGTTGGGGCCGTAGCCCTCGTACATGATGGTCGCGTAGTCGGCGCCGCCGGCCTCCGCACCGGAGCCGCGCTTGACGGCGCGGTTGATGTTGTCGATCGGGACCGAGCTCTTCTTCGCCTTCTGGATGGCGTCGTAGAGGGTCGGGTTACCGGCGGGGTCGCCACCGCCGGTGCGGGCCGCCACCTCGATGTTCTTGATCATCTTGGCGAAGAGCTTGCCGCGCTTCGCGTCGATGACGGCCTTCTTGTGCTTGGTGGTAGCCCACTTGGAGTGGCCGGACATCGAGTTGCTCCTTAAAACAGCACCAGGTGGAAGTGAACGAACGGATCAGATCCTACCGTCACCGGCCAGGTCACTCGCTGTGCGAGCCGGCGGCGCGGACCATGTCCACGAAATACGCGTGCACGCGGTGGTCGCCGGTCAGCTCCGGATGGAACGAGGTCGCCAGCAGGTTGCCCTGACGGACCGCCACCACGTGCTCGGCGTCAGTGCCCTTGTACAGCGCGGCCAGGACCTCGACGCCCTCGCCGACCGACTCGACCCAGGGGGCGCGGATGAAGACCCCGTGCACCGGACCGCCGGACTCGGACAGGCCGGCGAAGTCGACGCCCTGCTCGAAGGACTCGTTCTGCCGCCCGAAGGCGTTGCGGCGCACGACCATGTCGATGCCGCCGACCGTCTCCTGGTCGTCGCGGCCGTCGAGGATCTTGTCCGCCAGCATGATCATGCCGGCGCAGGTCCCGTAGACCGGCATGCCGGCGGCGACGCGGGCGCGCAGCGGCTCCATCACGCCGAAGAGCAGCGCCAGCTTGGACATGGTGGTGGACTCGCCGCCGGGGATGACCAGCGCGTCGACCTCCGCCAGCTCCTCGGGACGGCGGACGGGGCGCGCCAGCGCGTCGGCCTCGGCCAGCGCGACCAGGTGCTCGCGCACGTCGCCCTGGAGGGCGAGGACACCGACGACGGGGGTGGAGCTGGACACGGGGACGACCTCTTCTTGACTGCTCGAAAGTCCGGGGAACCGGCGCGGGTAGGGGTGAACGGAGGGAGCCCCGCCCCAAGCGGGGACGGGGCTACCACACGGGACGAGCGGGGATTACCAGCCGCGGTTGGCGTAGCGCTCGGTCTCGGGCAGGGTGTCGCAGTTGATGCCGACCATGGCCTCGCCCAGGTTGCGGGAGGCGTCCGCGATGATCTTCGGGTCGTCGTAGAAGGTGGTGGCCTTCACGATGGCGGCGGCGCGCTTGGCCGGGTCGCCCGACTTGAAGATGCCGGAGCCGACGAAGACGCCCTCGGCGCCCAGCTGACGCATCAGCGCGGCGTCGGCCGGGGTGGCCACGCCGCCCGCGGAGAAGAGCACGACGGGGAGCTTGCCCAGCTCGGCGACCTCGGCGACCAGCTCGTACGGGGCGCGCAGCTCCTTGGCCGCGGCGTAGAGCTCGTTGTTGTCGCAGCCGCGCAGCTTGGCGATCTCGCCCTTGATCTGACGCAGGTGGCGGACGGCCTCGACCACGTTGCCGGTGCCGGCCTCGCCCTTGGAGCGGATCATGGCCGCACCCTCGGCGATGCGGCGCAGCGCCTCGCCCAGGTTGGTGGCGCCGCAGACGAACGGGGTGGTGAAGGCGAACTTGTCCGAGTGGTTGACCTCGTCGGCCGGGGTGAGCACCTCGGACTCGTCGATGTAGTCGACGCCGAGCGCCTGCAGCACCTGGGCCTCGACGAAGTGGCCGATACGCGACTTGGCCATGACCGGGATCGAGACCGCGCCGATGATCTCCTCGATCATGTTCGGGTCCGACATGCGGGCCACGCCGCCGTCCTTGCGGATGTCGGCGGGGACGCGCTCCAGGGCCATGACGGCCACGGCGCCCGCGTCCTCGGCGATCTTCGCCTGCTCGGCGTTGACCACGTCCATGATCACACCGCCCTTGAGCTGCTCGGCCATGCCACGCTTGACGCGGGCGGTGCCGACGGCAGGCTGGTCGGAGGTGAAGGGGGTGTTGGTGGACACGAATGACCTCACTGAAGACGCGGATTCGGTGCGATAAGCCCAATGGTAGGCCCGTATCGACCTTATCCGATGCTCCACCCGGTCCAGCGGGGCACCACGGACTCCTCCACTCCGTAGTACCCCGCCGGGCCGTTCGAGTGCGTAACGTACGTCAGCTGAGCCTGACCCGCGGGTCGAGCACCGCGTAGAGAAGGTCCACGACGATGTTGGCCACGACGATGAAGACCGCCGCCAGCAGCACCGTGGCGATGACCACCGGCTGATCCTCCCGGGTGACGGAGATGACGGCGAGCTGACCGAGCCCGGGCAGACCGAAGATCCGCTCGGTCACGATCGCGCCGCCGAGCAGCCCGGCGAGGTCGATGCCGAACTGCGTCACCGCCGGCGTGAGCGCCGCCCGCAGCGCATGCCGGACGGTGACCCGGCGCTTGGGCAGGCCTTTGGACCTGGCCGTCCGGATGTAGTCCTCCCCCAGCACCTCCAGCATCTGGCTGCGGGTGAGCCGGACGTAGGTGGCGGCGGTGATGAAGGCCAGCGCGAACCAGGGCAGCAGCAGGTGGTGCGCCCACTCCAGCGGGTCGTCGGTGATCCCGACGTAGCCGCTCGGCGGGAACCAGGCGAGCCCGGCCACGGTCAGCCGGAAGAAGAGGACGTTCAGCAGCAGGATGCCGATCAGGAACGAGGGCATCGAGACGCCGATCAGCGCGAAGATCGTGCCCCCGCGGTCCAGCAGCGTCCGCGGCCGCAGGGCCGAGAGCACACCGAGGGAGACCCCGCCGATCAGCCAGAGCACCGAGGCGCCCAGAGCCAGGGAGAGGGTGGGCGGCAGGGCGTTCGAGAGCAGCTTGGCGACCGGCTCGGAGTTGTAGTACGAGTAGCCGAGATTGCCGTGCACCAGCCGGTCGAGGAAGTGCCAGTACTGGACCTGGAGCGGCTGGTCCAGGCCCAACTGCTGGCTGACCAGCTGGACCTGCTGCGCGGAGCAGAGCCGTCCGCAGATCTGCCGGGCCACGTTGTTCGGGGCCACGAAGAAGATCCCGAAGGTGAACAGGCTGATCAGCCAGAGCACCAGGACTCCGGAGAGCAGCCGTCGGATGAGGTACCGCAGCATCGTCGAGCCTCCCGCTCAGTCCTGGAACAGACGCCCGGCGCGCGGGTCCAGCGCGTCGCGGACCCCGTCCCCGAGCAGGTTGAAGGCCAGCGTCGTCAGCAGCAGCGCCAGTCCGGGGAAGAGCGGGAACCACCAGGCGACCTGGTAGAAGTCCTGCGAGTCGCTGAGCATGTTGCCCCAGGTCGGGGTCGGCAGCGGGACGCCGAGTCCGAGGAACGACAGCGTCGCCTCGAAGACGACGGCGATCGGGATCAGCAGCGTGGTGTAGACGATCACCGGGGCGAGCAGATTGGGCAGCACGTCGACGAACATGATCCGCAGGTCGCCCGCGCCGAGCGAGCGCGCCGACTCGATGTACTCCTTCTCCCTGATGGAGAGCGTCTGCCCGCGCACGATGCGCCCGACCGCCGCCCAGGAGAAGAAGGCGATGACGAAGACGGACAGCGCGAGGCTGCTGCCGTAGATCGAGACCAGGGCGATCGCGAACAGCAGGAAGGGGAAGGAGAGCACCACGTCCATCGCCCGGGACAGGAAGCTGTCCACCGCTCCGCCGAAGTACCCGGCGGCCAGGCCCACCAGCACGCCGATGGCGATCGCCATCAGCGTCGAGGCGACGCCGACCAGCAGCGAGATCCGGCTGCCGTAGATGACGCGGACCAGGATGTCGCGGCCGAGGTTGTCGGTGCCCAGCAGGTGGCGGCCGTTCGGGGCGACGGGCAGACCGTCGACGGTGATCCCGTGGTCGCGGTCCTGGTCGGCCGGGCCGTAGCCGATCAGATGGGCCAGCAGCGGAGCGCTGAGCGCGACCACCACCAGCAGCAGGATGAAGACGGCGGAGATCATCGCGGCCCGGTCCTTGCGCAGGTGCAGCCAGGCGAGCTGCCAGGGGCTGCGCCCCTCGATGCCCGTTGCGCTGGGGGACTCGGCACCGGCGGTCGGCGTAAGAGCCGTGTCGGCACTCATGAGGCGCGCTCCTCCTCGGGGATGGTCGCGGTCACCCGGGTCAGGTCCTCACCCGGCTCGACCGGGAAGTGACAGGCCGTCAGGTGCGAGTCCGGGTCGCCCGCACGGGCGACCAGCGGCGGGGCCTGCTCCACGCAGACCAACTGCGCCTTGGGGCAGCGCGGGTGGAAGCGGCAGCCGGTCGGCGGGTTGATCGGCGAGGGCACGTCGCCGGCCAGCACGATCCGCTGCCGGGCCGCGGACTGGTCGGGGTCGGCCACGGAGGCCGCCGAGAGCAGGGCGTTGGTGTAAGGGTGGCGCGGACTGCTGTGCAGGTCCTCCGAGTCGGCCAGCTCCACCACCTGCCCGAGGTACATCACCGCGATCCGGTCGCTCACGTGCCGTACCACGGACAGGTCGTGGCTGATGAACACGTAGGTGAGGCCGAACTCGTGCTGCAGGTCGTCGAGCAGGTTGATGACCTGCGCCTGGATCGACACGTCCAGGGCGGAGACCGGCTCGTCGGCGACGATCAGGCTGGGCCGCAGCGCGAGCGCGCGCGCGACGCCGATGCGCTGCCGCTGGCCGCCGGAGAAGTCGGCGGGGAACCGGTTGTAGTGCTCGGGGTTGAGGCCCACGAGCTCCATCAGCTCTTGGACCTTGCCCTTGCGCTCGCCGCGCTCCCCCTCGTCGTGGATGGCGAAGGGGTCGCCGATGATCGAGCCGACCCGGCGGCGCGGGTTGAGCGAGCCGTAGGGGTCCTGGAAGATCATCTGCATCCGGCGCCGGTAGGGCCTGACCTGGGTCCGGCTCAGCCTGGTGATGTCGTCGCCCTCGAACACGATCTGCCCGGAGGTGAGTTCGTGCAGCCGGGTGATGCAGCGCGCCAGCGTGGACTTCCCGCATCCGGTCTCGCCGACCAGGCCCAGCGTCTCGCCGCGCCGCACCTGGAGGTTGACGCCCTCGACGGCGTGGACCCTGCCGATCTCGCGCTTGAAGATGATGCCCTGCTTGATCGGGAAGTACTTGACCGCGTCGCGTATCTCGACCAGCGGCTCGGAGACGTCGCGCGGCGACGCCTCCTTCCGCATGGAGGGAACCGTGGGTGACTGGTCGTCGGTCATGCCGCGCCTCCCTGAAGTGCCGTCCTGCCGAGCGCACTGGCCGCGCGGCGTCCCTCCTTGGCCTCCTCCGACGCGCCCAGCAGATGGCCGGGCAGCCAGCAGGCGGAGGTGTGGCCCTCGCCGTCGTCGACGGGCTGCAGATCGGGCTGCTCCTGGCTGCACCGGTCCATCGCGAAGGCGCAGCGCGGGTGGAAGGCGCAACCCGAAGGCAGCCTGATCAGGCTCGGCGGCTGGCCGCTGATCGGCCGAAGCCGGTCGCCGGCCGCGCTGGAGGACGGGATCGACTCCAACAGGCCGTTGGTGTAAGGGTGGTGAGGGCGGTAGTAGAGTCCGCGGCGGTCCGCCCGCTCGGCGGCCCGGCCCGCGTACATCACCAGCACCTCGTCGGCCAGACCGGCGATCACCCCGAGGTCGTGGGTGATCATGATCAGCGCCATGCCGTTCTCCTGCTGGAGCCGGAGCAGCAGATCCAGGATCTGCGCCTGCACGGTGGCGTCCAGCGCGGTGGTCGGCTCGTCGGCGATGACCAGCTTGGGGTTGAGGGCCAGGGCCATGGCGATCAGCGCGCGCTGGCGCATGCCGCCGGAGAACTGGTGCGGGTAGTCGTCCACGCGGCGCTCGGGCTGCGGGATGCCGACCATCCCGAGCAGGTCGATCGCGCGACGCCTGGCCACGGCCTTGCCGACCTGCTCGTGGGCGCGGATCATCTCCACGATCTGCCAGCCCACCTTGTAGAGCGGGTGCAGGCTGGAGAGCGGGTCCTGGAAGATCGCGGCCATCTGGGCGCCGCGCAGCTCGCGGAGTTCCTGCTCGCCCATGGTGAGCAGGTCCTGGCCGGCGAACCTGGCGCCGCCGCTGACCTTGGCGCCGGTGGTGAGGCCGAGCAGCGTCTGGGTGCAGACGCTCTTGCCCGATCCTGACTCGCCGACGATGCCGAGGGTCTGGCCGGCGTCCAGTTCGAAGGAGACCCCTCGAACCGCCTGGACTTCTCCGTCGACGGTTCGGAAGGACACATGGAGGTCCGAGACCTCGAGAAGCTTCATCGCGCCTCACAGCTGGGGAGTCAGGCGGTGCGGAGAACCCAGCCGGGGGGATCACGGCCGGGTGGGCCTGCGGGACCCGCCCGGCACGGGGTCACCGTGCCGGGCGGGTCGGGGTGGCGTGGGCCAGGACGCCTCCGTCCGGGCCCTCACCGCTGTCAGCTGCCGCCGGTGAGCCACGCCTCGGTGACGTCGTAACTCTGCGAGAACGACTCGAAGATGGCGTTGTGCACCCGGTCCGACCGGAACACCGGGTCGCTCTGCGACTGGAACGGGATGATCGCCGCGATGGACATCAGCTGCTGGTCGGCCTTGTGCCAGATCGGCGCGGCGGCCGTCGCGTCGGGCGCGGCCAGCGCCTGGTCGATCAGCGCGTTGGTGGTCGCGTCGTTGACGTCGCCCCAGTCGGTGGAACCCGGGCCGTAGGCGCGGCCGTCGAAGAGCGGCTGGATGGTGGCGCGGCCGTTGTTGCCGAACCAGTCCGGGATCCAGCCGGGCTCACTGATGTCCCAGTTGCCCGCCGCGGACGACTTCGGGTCGTTGAGGTACTTGCCGTAGTAGTCGCCGCCCGAGACCGAGATGATCTGGGTGGTGACGCCGCAGGCCTTGAAGTCGGCCTGGATGGACTGGGCCACCGCCGGGTGCTTGCCCGAGTTGCGGGCCAGGTCCTTCAGCACCAGGCCGTTCGGGTAACCGGCCGCCGCCAGCATCGACTTGCACTTGGCCGGGTCGCCCTTGCTGTCGGGCGTCGCGTACGGGTCGTACTTCTCGTAGCCGACGCTGCCGGGCGGGATGATCTGGCCCAGCGGGGTGTTCAGCGAGGGACCGCCGTAGATCTGGCCCAGCGCGACCTTGTCGACCGCGTACTCCAGCGCCTGCCGGACGGCCGGCTTGGCCAGCGCGCTGTTGCTGTTGGGGCTCTGGAAGTTGAAGATCAGGAACGGGTTGCTGACCCCGGAGGTGTAGATGCCGAGGCGCGCGTCCTTGGTCGCCTTCAGCGCCGGGACGTTGGCGGTCGGCACCGTGGTGTCGAACTCCATGTCCGCCGCGCCGGCCTGGATCTGCTGCTGGACGGCGGCCTCGTCCTGGCCCTCGGTGACCTGGATGTGGTCGACGTAGGCGTCACGGACCGGGTCGGACGCCTTGGTCCAGGCCGGGTTCCGGTCGAGCTTGATCGACTGGTTGGCCGTGTACGAGACGATCTGGTACGGGCCGTCCGAGATCGTGTGGGACCGGAAGTTCGCGTCGTCCGGCAGGTACGCCAGGTACTCCTGCGGCGCGGGCGAGGAGAACGGCATCGCCAGGATGTTGACGAAGTCGTTGGCCGGCTTGACCAGCGTGAATTTCACCGTGTTCGCGTCCACGGCGGTGACGCCGGAGATGTCGTGGCCGGTGATGTAGGTCTTGATGTCCGCGATGGTGGGCTTCACCTTGGCGAAGCCGTCGCAGTACTCCTTGAAGCCCGCGATCACGCCCGCGTAGTAGCCCAGCGCGCCGACCGCGTTCGGCGTCGGGTTGCAGAGCCGCTTCATGCCCAGCACCTCGTCCTGCGCGGTGATCGCGCGGGCGGGCGTGGTGTTCCACATCGCGTCGGGACGCAGGTGGATCGTGTAGGTCAGACCGTCGGCGCTGATGCCGCCGTTCGCCTGGGTCGGCAGCTCGGTGGCGAGGTCGGCGACCAGGGTGTTCGCCTTGGTCGAGTCCGTCGACGCGGGATAGGTGAACAGCTGCCGGGAGTACGCACGCTCGATGGTGTACGTCGCGGCGTAGTACGCGCTGGCGGTGTCGAGGTGGTCGACATCGCCGCTGCCGACCAGCTTCAGCGTTCCGCCCTTGGCGGGCGTGCCGCCCGCGTTGACGTTCGCTGCGTTGGCGTCAGCTGCGCCGCTCTGCTTCGGGCCGGGATTGTTGCTGCTTGACGTACATCCGGCGGCGGCGAGCGCGAGGCCGACGATGACGGCTCCGGCAGCCAGACTGCGGGACTTGCGGGCCATGTGGTGCGCCTCCTGCGATCGAGGACAGATGTCGATGCACAAGTGGCGCCGTGGGGGCGGTCGAACAGGGCGGCCTCCGGGCAGACGGATGCCTGCCCCATGGCCGGAGCCTCCGCTCTGGGTCCACGACGTCGCGGTGTCTCCTGTGAGGCACCGTCAGTAATCTCCTGGCCGACGTGGGTTCTGTCCACAGCGCGGAAGCCATCGCAATCATGGTGTTATCTGATCGATTGCATATGACACCCCTTCAGGTGCGGACACGCTCCAGTGTGGTGGGGGCCTCGTCGTCCATCTCGAAGGCCAACGGGAACGGGGCGCGCCCCGCCAACCGGAACAGCCGGACGATGCGGTGTCGCCTCACGGCGCGCGCCGCGCGCACGGAGTCGTTGTGGAAGCGCCGCGCCATCGGCACCCGGCGGACCGCCTCCCCCAGATCCGCGAGGGCCTCCGGCCCACCGGGCAGCGCGACCAGTTCGTCCACCTGCTCCTGCTCGGCGAAGACGGCGCGCAGCGCCTGCGAGAGGTCGCTCTCGGCCACCTCCCGCGCCTCGGGCGACGCGGTCCTGGCGGCGTGGGACGCCTGGTACAGCACGATCGACGACGCCGGGTCCAGCAGCGTGGACGTCGCCAACTCCTGCGCGCCGGAGGCGCGCCGCAGCAGCTGCGCGTCGAGCGCGGCCCGCGCGGCGTCGATCCGCGCGTGCAGCCGGTCGAGCCGGCCCGCGGTCCAACTCAGGTACAGCCCGACGGCGACGACGGCGAGGACGATCCAGATCCAGGTGCTCACGAGTGGTGACCCTATCCACCCCGTACGGGGCTCGAAGTGAGGCGCGATTCAGTTGCACCCCCAGGGGCGCGTTCTGCCGGCGAGGAACCAGGCAGTACCCCAGGGGCGCGAGGAACTGCGCGAGAAACCACCCGGGGCGGACGGCCCTGCTGGATGCGGACCCACCGCACGCGGGTGGCTTGTCGCGCAGTTCCTCGCGCCCCTGGGGTGCAACTGACCCTTTGTCGGGAGGCTAGTCGCGGGCGAGGCCGAGGCGGGTGCGCCAGGTGGAGGAGGGCTCGAGGTCGGTGACCGCGGCCGCGCCCTGGGTGACGGTTTCGTAGACGGCCAGGATGTCCGCGCCCACCGTGGACCAGTCGAAACGGCGGACGTGACGCGAGCCCGTGTCGCTCAGCGCCTCGCGCCGCTTCGGGTCGCCCAACAGCCGCAGGGTGACCTCCGCCAGCGCGGACGCGTCCTCCACCGGGAAGAGCTCGCCGCTCGAACCGCCGTCCAGCACCTGCCGGAAGGCGTCCAGATCGCTGGCGACCACCGGCGCGCCCGCCGACAGCGCCTCGACCAGGATGATGCCGAAGCTCTCGCCGCCGGTGTTCGGCGCCACGTACAGCGTGACGCTCCGCAGCAGACGTGCCTTCTCCTCGTCGGAGACCATGCCGAGGAAGGTGATCCGGTCCCTGACCGCCTGCGGCAGGTCCTTGACCGCCTCCTCCTCGTCGCCCTTGCCGGCGACCAGCAGCCGGACCGCCGGGCGCTCCGCCAGGATCGCCGGGAGAGCCTCCAGCAGGGTCGGCAGACCCTTCCTCGGCTCGTTGATCCGGCCGACGAAGCCGATCGTCTCCCCCTGCCACTCGGGGCGGGGCT
This genomic interval from Streptacidiphilus rugosus AM-16 contains the following:
- a CDS encoding glycosyltransferase family 4 protein is translated as MRIGIVCPYAWDVPGGVQFHVRDLAEHLIGLGHEVSVLAPADDDTPLPPYVTSAGRAVPVPYNGSVARLNFGFLSAARVRRWLHEGRFEVLHIHEPATPSLSLLACWAASGPIVATFHTSNPRSRAMIAAEPILQPALEKISARIAVSEYARTTLVEHLGGDAVVIPNGVDVGFFSSAEPRPEWQGETIGFVGRINEPRKGLPTLLEALPAILAERPAVRLLVAGKGDEEEAVKDLPQAVRDRITFLGMVSDEEKARLLRSVTLYVAPNTGGESFGIILVEALSAGAPVVASDLDAFRQVLDGGSSGELFPVEDASALAEVTLRLLGDPKRREALSDTGSRHVRRFDWSTVGADILAVYETVTQGAAAVTDLEPSSTWRTRLGLARD